Proteins from a genomic interval of Kiritimatiellia bacterium:
- the pheA gene encoding prephenate dehydratase, producing the protein MSLDDLRGKIDGLDADLVRLLNERTRLALEIGRVKEAGAQEVYVPAREKAVLDRVDTLNAGPLPAESMRAIYREIMSASLALERKVAIAYLGPPATFTHQAARSRFGASVQYAPCETIGEVFAAVEKKSADYGVVPIENSTDGAVTHTLDQFTDTPLKICAEIYLPISHNLLAKCPKGGIKRLYSKPEVFGQCRRWLHENMPGVELISSSSTARAAETAAREPGSGALASALTADLYGLDLLEQDIQDLGGNTTRFLVIGPRYGAATGRDKTSLLFAVKHRVGALYDALSAFKRYQINMTKIESRPSKTKAWEYYFFVDLEGHADDPPVQKALADLGEHCTLMTVLGAYPRAAGPDA; encoded by the coding sequence ATGAGCCTGGACGATCTCCGCGGGAAAATCGACGGGCTGGATGCCGACCTGGTTCGCCTCCTGAACGAGCGGACGCGCCTCGCGCTGGAAATCGGCAGGGTGAAGGAAGCCGGGGCGCAGGAAGTCTATGTCCCGGCCCGCGAAAAGGCGGTGCTGGACCGGGTGGACACCCTGAACGCGGGGCCGCTGCCGGCCGAATCGATGCGGGCCATCTACCGCGAGATCATGTCCGCGTCGCTGGCCCTGGAACGGAAAGTGGCGATCGCGTACCTCGGCCCCCCGGCGACGTTCACGCACCAGGCCGCGCGGAGCCGGTTCGGAGCGAGCGTGCAGTACGCCCCCTGCGAGACCATCGGCGAGGTCTTCGCCGCCGTCGAAAAGAAGTCGGCCGACTACGGGGTCGTGCCGATCGAGAACTCGACCGACGGGGCGGTGACCCACACGCTGGACCAGTTCACGGACACGCCGCTGAAGATCTGCGCCGAGATCTACCTGCCCATCTCGCACAACCTGCTGGCGAAGTGCCCGAAGGGCGGGATCAAGCGCTTGTACAGCAAGCCCGAGGTGTTCGGGCAGTGCCGGCGGTGGCTGCACGAGAACATGCCCGGCGTCGAACTGATCTCCTCGTCCAGCACCGCGCGCGCGGCGGAGACCGCGGCCCGCGAGCCGGGCAGCGGCGCCCTGGCCAGCGCCCTGACGGCGGACCTGTACGGGCTGGATCTCCTGGAGCAGGATATCCAGGATCTCGGCGGCAACACGACCCGCTTCCTCGTCATCGGCCCGCGCTACGGGGCGGCCACGGGCCGGGACAAGACCTCGCTGCTCTTTGCCGTCAAGCACCGCGTGGGCGCCCTCTACGACGCGCTGTCGGCGTTCAAGCGGTACCAGATCAACATGACCAAGATCGAGAGCCGTCCGAGCAAGACGAAGGCGTGGGAGTACTACTTCTTCGTCGACCTCGAGGGGCACGCGGACGATCCGCCGGTCCAGAAGGCGCTGGCCGACCTCGGCGAGCATTGCACGCTGATGACCGTCCTCGGCGCCTACCCGCGGGCCGCCGGCCCGGATGCATAG
- a CDS encoding histidinol-phosphate transaminase → MKHIANPWVQGLGTYEPGRPIEEVARELGFANIEEVVKIASNENSLGPSPKAVQAMIQSAPRMHLYPDGSAFYLRRALSRKLGVHMDEILVGNGSNEIIELMGHVFLQPGSNIVMADRAFVVYKLIAAALQAETISVPMRRFTHDLDAMLEAITPATRIVFIANPNNPTGTMVDGAALDRFMERVPGHVVVGLDEAYIELLPPERQPNTLTYVREGRHVYLLRTFSKTYGLAGLRVGYAVAPKQGIELLHRVRQPFNVNAMALEAARAALEDDEYVERTRKMVGEGIEQLEAAFDGMGLEYVPSVANFILVKVGRGREVFDALQRRKVIVRPMDGYGLPDHVRVTVGLKAENELFLRELKAVLAERGAA, encoded by the coding sequence ATGAAACACATCGCCAATCCGTGGGTGCAGGGCCTCGGCACGTACGAGCCCGGGCGCCCGATCGAGGAGGTCGCGCGCGAGCTCGGCTTCGCGAACATCGAGGAGGTCGTCAAGATCGCCTCGAACGAGAACTCGCTGGGCCCGTCGCCGAAGGCCGTGCAGGCCATGATCCAGTCCGCGCCGCGGATGCACCTCTATCCCGACGGCAGCGCTTTCTACCTTCGCCGAGCCCTCTCCCGGAAGCTCGGCGTGCACATGGACGAGATCCTCGTCGGCAACGGCAGCAACGAGATCATCGAGCTGATGGGTCACGTCTTCCTGCAGCCCGGCTCGAACATCGTCATGGCCGACCGCGCGTTCGTGGTCTACAAGCTCATCGCCGCGGCCCTGCAGGCGGAGACGATCAGCGTGCCGATGCGGCGTTTCACGCACGATCTCGATGCCATGCTGGAGGCCATCACGCCGGCCACTCGGATCGTCTTCATCGCGAACCCGAATAACCCGACCGGGACCATGGTGGACGGCGCCGCCCTCGACCGGTTCATGGAGCGCGTGCCGGGACATGTCGTGGTCGGCCTGGACGAGGCGTATATCGAGTTGCTGCCGCCGGAGCGGCAGCCGAACACGTTGACATACGTCCGGGAGGGGCGCCATGTGTACCTGCTGCGGACCTTCTCGAAGACCTACGGGCTGGCCGGCCTGCGCGTCGGCTACGCCGTGGCCCCGAAGCAGGGCATCGAGTTGCTGCACCGGGTTCGGCAACCCTTCAACGTCAACGCCATGGCGCTGGAGGCGGCGCGCGCGGCGCTGGAGGACGACGAGTACGTGGAGCGCACCCGGAAGATGGTCGGGGAGGGCATCGAGCAACTCGAGGCCGCCTTCGACGGCATGGGCCTGGAATACGTGCCCTCGGTCGCGAACTTCATCCTGGTCAAGGTCGGGCGCGGCCGCGAGGTGTTCGACGCCCTCCAGCGACGGAAGGTCATCGTCAGGCCGATGGACGGCTACGGGTTGCCCGATCACGTCCGGGTCACCGTGGGCCTGAAGGCCGAGAACGAGCTCTTCCTGCGTGAATTGAAGGCGGTCCTGGCCGAAAGGGGAGCGGCATGA
- the aroF gene encoding 3-deoxy-7-phosphoheptulonate synthase — protein MIIVLRRDATEEQIGHLVETIKAWGLDSHLSRGTERTIVGVIGDERTIRSKPLEAIPGVESVMAVLKPYKLASLEFRPERTRITIPPVKPGGTPVEIGGPSVVVVAGPCSVETREMLFDMAAMIQRAGAGLLRAGAFKPRTSPYAFQGLGVEGLRYLAEVRTELGLPIITEVMDTRDVEMVAEVADILQIGARNMQNFNLLKAVGRCRKPVLLKRALAGTIEELLMSAEYILSEGNRQVILCERGIRTFEKATRNTLDISAVPVIRRESHLPVFVDPSHGTGVWPLVSPMAMASVAAGADGIMVEVHPNPEQALSDGPQALLPKTFEKMMKDLRAVAQAVGRTL, from the coding sequence ATGATCATCGTTTTGCGGCGCGACGCCACCGAGGAGCAGATCGGCCACCTGGTGGAGACGATCAAGGCCTGGGGCCTGGACTCGCACTTGAGCCGCGGCACGGAGCGGACCATCGTCGGCGTGATCGGCGACGAGCGGACGATCCGGTCCAAGCCGCTGGAGGCCATCCCCGGCGTCGAGTCGGTCATGGCCGTGCTCAAGCCCTACAAGCTGGCCAGCCTGGAATTCCGGCCGGAGCGCACGCGGATCACGATCCCGCCGGTCAAGCCGGGCGGGACACCGGTCGAGATCGGCGGTCCGTCCGTGGTGGTGGTGGCCGGCCCCTGCTCGGTGGAAACCCGCGAGATGCTCTTCGACATGGCGGCGATGATCCAGCGCGCCGGCGCCGGGCTCCTGCGCGCCGGCGCCTTCAAGCCGCGCACCTCGCCGTACGCGTTCCAGGGCCTGGGTGTCGAGGGCCTGCGCTACCTGGCCGAGGTCCGGACCGAACTCGGGCTGCCGATCATCACCGAGGTGATGGACACCCGGGACGTCGAGATGGTCGCCGAGGTGGCGGACATTCTCCAGATCGGCGCGCGGAACATGCAGAACTTCAACCTCCTGAAAGCCGTCGGCCGCTGCCGCAAGCCCGTGCTGCTCAAGCGCGCGCTGGCCGGGACGATCGAGGAGCTGCTGATGAGCGCGGAGTACATCTTGAGCGAGGGCAACCGGCAGGTGATCCTGTGCGAGCGCGGCATCCGGACCTTTGAAAAGGCGACGCGCAACACGCTGGACATCAGCGCCGTGCCGGTGATCCGCCGCGAGAGCCACCTGCCGGTTTTCGTGGACCCGAGCCACGGCACGGGAGTCTGGCCGCTGGTTTCGCCGATGGCGATGGCCTCCGTGGCGGCCGGGGCCGACGGGATCATGGTGGAGGTGCACCCGAATCCCGAGCAGGCGCTCTCCGACGGACCGCAGGCGCTGTTGCCGAAGACCTTCGAAAAGATGATGAAGGATCTGCGGGCCGTCGCGCAGGCCGTGGGACGGACCCTATGA
- a CDS encoding prephenate dehydrogenase/arogenate dehydrogenase family protein, which yields MKTVAVIGLGLMGGSLGLALKAANFTGKIRGYARRAETRDEALRRGVADEAFDDAGVAVEGADLAVFCAPILAIPPLVSNARAHLAPGCLLTDVGSTKAYLAAQIGSRLRGTTSVFIGSHPIAGSEQQGLGAARADLYRGATVVLTPGPEAPPEALRALQAFWEGVGGVVRVLDPEEHDRVLARTSHLPHLAAALLASTVGRDKDSARQAEFCGTGFRDATRIAEGSPEVWHDILRTNAADVARELRAFADEAVQLSNLIEEGQFDSIKRFLAQARERRRILARARAGEDTQG from the coding sequence ATGAAGACGGTCGCGGTCATAGGCCTGGGCCTGATGGGCGGCTCGCTGGGCTTGGCGCTCAAGGCCGCCAATTTCACAGGGAAGATCCGCGGCTACGCGCGCCGGGCGGAGACCCGCGACGAGGCCTTGCGGCGGGGCGTCGCGGACGAGGCCTTCGACGACGCGGGCGTGGCGGTGGAGGGCGCGGACCTAGCGGTGTTCTGCGCGCCGATCCTCGCTATTCCGCCGCTCGTCAGCAACGCCCGCGCCCACCTCGCGCCGGGCTGCCTGCTGACGGATGTCGGCAGCACCAAGGCCTATCTGGCCGCCCAGATCGGTTCCCGCCTGCGGGGCACGACCTCCGTTTTCATCGGCAGCCACCCGATCGCCGGCTCGGAGCAGCAGGGCCTCGGCGCCGCCCGCGCAGACTTGTATCGGGGAGCCACGGTCGTCCTGACGCCCGGCCCGGAGGCGCCCCCGGAAGCCCTGCGGGCGTTGCAGGCGTTCTGGGAAGGGGTCGGCGGGGTGGTGCGGGTACTGGATCCGGAGGAGCACGACCGGGTGCTGGCCCGGACCAGCCACCTGCCGCACCTGGCGGCGGCCCTGCTGGCTTCTACGGTCGGGCGGGACAAGGATTCCGCCCGCCAGGCCGAGTTCTGCGGGACGGGTTTTCGCGACGCGACGCGGATCGCGGAGGGCTCGCCCGAGGTCTGGCACGACATCCTGCGCACCAACGCGGCCGACGTGGCCCGCGAACTGCGGGCCTTTGCGGACGAAGCGGTCCAACTTTCAAACTTGATTGAAGAGGGACAGTTCGACAGCATAAAGCGATTCTTGGCGCAGGCCCGCGAGCGACGGCGGATCCTGGCGCGTGCCCGGGCGGGGGAGGATACGCAAGGCTGA
- the aroA gene encoding 3-phosphoshikimate 1-carboxyvinyltransferase, translated as MIPKSQSVLINPASRLGGTLAVPGDKSISHRVAMLAALAKGTSKVQNFLQSEDCLNTLHAMERLGARSFFTDDGELTVQGTGGKFLEPVDPLDLGNSGTGMRLLAGLLAGLPVTAELTGDESLRSRPMNRIKEPLEKMGASVELLGESGRPPIRVRGGGLKGMDYAIPVASAQVKSCILLATLFAEGTTTITEVLPTRDHTERLFRMAGIALEVEGLRVRMKGHGAKGPKLKARAWEVPGDFSSAAYALAAVAARPDSSVTVTHVGLNPRRTALLDVLRRMNARVDVAVRSRPDEAEPFGDVTVSGARLKGTTVGGEEIPALIDELPLVAILGALAEGETVIRDARELRVKESDRITCMANNLKILGVDVEEREDGMVIRGPARLQPVAGIQSYGDHRIAMSLAVLGLYGEGPVCVHNIACVLTSYPAFWDHLIALGAHVE; from the coding sequence ATGATCCCGAAATCACAGTCCGTCCTGATCAACCCCGCGAGCCGGCTCGGCGGGACGCTGGCTGTTCCCGGCGACAAGAGCATCTCCCACCGCGTAGCCATGCTTGCGGCCCTGGCCAAGGGGACGTCGAAGGTGCAGAACTTCCTCCAGAGCGAGGATTGCCTGAACACGCTGCACGCGATGGAGCGGCTCGGTGCCCGGTCTTTTTTCACCGACGACGGCGAATTGACCGTCCAGGGCACCGGCGGCAAGTTCCTGGAGCCGGTGGACCCGCTGGACCTTGGCAATTCCGGCACGGGCATGCGGCTGCTGGCCGGGCTGCTGGCCGGCCTCCCGGTCACCGCCGAGCTCACAGGGGACGAATCCCTCCGCTCGCGCCCCATGAACCGCATCAAGGAGCCCTTGGAAAAGATGGGGGCCTCGGTCGAACTGCTCGGCGAAAGCGGCCGTCCGCCCATCCGGGTCCGCGGGGGCGGTCTGAAAGGCATGGACTACGCGATTCCCGTGGCCAGCGCCCAGGTCAAGTCGTGCATCCTGCTGGCGACGCTCTTCGCGGAGGGAACCACGACCATCACCGAGGTCCTGCCCACGCGGGACCATACCGAGCGGCTTTTTCGGATGGCCGGCATCGCCCTGGAAGTCGAGGGGCTGCGCGTCCGCATGAAGGGCCACGGGGCCAAGGGCCCGAAGCTGAAGGCGCGGGCCTGGGAGGTGCCCGGCGATTTCTCGTCCGCCGCCTACGCGCTGGCCGCCGTGGCGGCCCGGCCCGATTCGTCCGTGACCGTCACGCACGTCGGGCTCAATCCCCGGCGCACGGCCTTGCTGGACGTCCTCCGGCGCATGAACGCCCGCGTCGACGTGGCCGTCCGCAGCCGGCCCGACGAGGCCGAGCCGTTCGGCGACGTGACGGTGTCCGGCGCCCGGCTCAAGGGCACGACGGTCGGCGGGGAGGAGATCCCGGCACTCATCGACGAACTGCCGCTCGTCGCCATCCTGGGCGCGCTGGCCGAGGGCGAAACGGTCATCCGCGATGCCCGCGAGCTCCGGGTCAAGGAGTCCGACCGCATCACCTGCATGGCCAACAACCTGAAGATCCTCGGCGTGGACGTGGAGGAGCGCGAGGACGGCATGGTCATCCGGGGCCCGGCCCGGCTCCAGCCGGTGGCCGGCATCCAGAGCTACGGCGACCATCGCATCGCCATGTCGCTGGCCGTGCTCGGGCTGTATGGCGAGGGCCCGGTGTGCGTGCACAATATCGCCTGCGTCTTGACCTCGTATCCGGCGTTCTGGGACCATCTCATTGCATTGGGGGCACATGTCGAATAA
- a CDS encoding (d)CMP kinase, producing the protein MSNNPSVSVVAIDGPSASGKSTVSKRVAQELKFTYVDSGSLYRGMTWKALREGVEIARPDQVVDLMNRMQFEFYAENCIVLFTIDGEDPGLQIRSEPVRENVADIAAIPEVRAFLVARLQEMVRFGDIVMEGRDIGTVVFPETPFKYYLDADPEERARRRSLELKSMEGVGDVHKVLDSLKRRDKKDSTRKTAPLQIALGARVINSTSMSIEEVVAQIVAEVRAARGA; encoded by the coding sequence ATGTCGAATAATCCATCAGTCAGCGTCGTGGCCATTGACGGGCCTTCCGCGTCGGGGAAATCCACCGTGTCCAAGCGGGTCGCCCAGGAACTGAAGTTCACCTACGTGGATTCGGGGTCGCTCTACCGGGGCATGACCTGGAAGGCCCTGCGCGAGGGCGTCGAGATCGCGCGGCCCGATCAGGTCGTCGACCTGATGAACCGGATGCAATTCGAGTTCTACGCGGAAAACTGCATAGTCCTCTTCACCATCGACGGTGAGGATCCGGGCCTGCAGATCCGGTCCGAACCCGTCCGCGAAAACGTGGCCGACATAGCGGCCATCCCGGAAGTCCGGGCGTTCCTTGTCGCTCGGCTGCAGGAAATGGTCCGGTTCGGGGATATCGTCATGGAAGGCCGGGATATCGGGACCGTCGTTTTCCCGGAAACGCCGTTCAAATACTACCTCGACGCCGATCCCGAGGAGCGGGCCCGCCGCCGCAGCCTCGAGCTCAAGAGCATGGAAGGGGTGGGGGACGTCCACAAGGTGTTGGATTCGCTCAAACGCCGGGACAAAAAGGACAGCACTCGGAAGACGGCCCCGCTGCAGATCGCCCTGGGCGCCCGCGTGATCAATTCCACCTCCATGAGCATCGAGGAAGTGGTCGCGCAGATCGTGGCCGAGGTGCGGGCCGCGCGGGGAGCATGA
- a CDS encoding 1-acyl-sn-glycerol-3-phosphate acyltransferase, giving the protein MYRVVSGATRIWLKIWLHLESHDAENVPASGGCVLASNHASYLDPPIVACGLKHRVVRFMARDTLFAGRFRNWFFHGIKCVPLDRTRGDVAALRKGIQLLKEGEVLGLFPEGTRSPDGQLKPAKGGIGFLIAKAGVPVVPIYVGGTFEAFPKGAKHIKRGKVCVYYGRPISFAEISGLGEGKESYQAIGDLIMSRIALLRDKAASLQA; this is encoded by the coding sequence ATGTACAGGGTGGTCAGCGGGGCCACCCGGATCTGGCTGAAGATCTGGCTGCATCTGGAATCACACGACGCGGAAAATGTCCCGGCCTCGGGCGGATGTGTCCTCGCTTCCAATCACGCCAGCTATCTCGATCCGCCGATCGTCGCTTGCGGGTTGAAACACCGCGTCGTTCGGTTCATGGCCCGTGACACGCTCTTTGCCGGACGGTTCCGGAATTGGTTCTTCCATGGGATCAAGTGCGTGCCGCTGGACCGCACGCGCGGCGACGTGGCGGCGCTCCGCAAGGGAATACAACTCCTCAAGGAGGGCGAGGTCCTCGGACTATTTCCGGAAGGCACGCGCTCGCCGGACGGCCAGTTGAAGCCCGCGAAGGGCGGCATTGGCTTCCTGATCGCCAAGGCCGGCGTACCCGTCGTGCCGATTTACGTCGGCGGCACCTTCGAAGCGTTTCCCAAAGGTGCCAAACATATCAAGCGTGGCAAAGTGTGCGTTTACTACGGTCGCCCGATCAGCTTTGCCGAGATCAGCGGGCTTGGAGAAGGAAAGGAATCCTACCAAGCCATTGGCGATCTCATCATGTCCAGAATCGCGCTTTTGCGTGACAAAGCGGCTTCGCTGCAGGCTTAA
- a CDS encoding 2-C-methyl-D-erythritol 4-phosphate cytidylyltransferase — MLACGKDEQFTPETTTPFINLGGKPILVHALTALEHCIDIMGVLVVADKTRIDSVQGMAQMFGLSKVKKVVGGFGSRQASMQSALKALDEEANLIVVHEGSRPFTKPDLISEVIKIAKRYGSGVAAQPIPDAVKETRKGLTVAKSVTGGAYWIAQTPQAFRRDLLEKGLKAAAKKKVELDDEASALDLVSAEVRLVESPAGNMRIRSASDFALAMALLKG; from the coding sequence GTGCTGGCCTGCGGCAAGGACGAGCAGTTCACGCCGGAAACCACCACGCCTTTCATCAATCTGGGCGGCAAGCCGATTCTTGTTCATGCGCTGACGGCGCTGGAGCACTGCATCGACATCATGGGTGTGCTGGTGGTCGCGGACAAAACGCGGATCGACAGCGTGCAGGGCATGGCCCAGATGTTCGGTTTGTCAAAAGTGAAAAAGGTGGTCGGCGGTTTCGGTTCGAGGCAGGCTTCCATGCAGTCGGCGCTCAAGGCGCTGGATGAAGAAGCGAACCTGATCGTGGTTCACGAAGGTTCGCGCCCGTTCACCAAGCCGGACCTGATTTCGGAAGTCATCAAGATCGCCAAGCGGTATGGGTCCGGCGTGGCGGCCCAGCCGATCCCGGACGCGGTCAAGGAAACGCGCAAGGGACTGACGGTGGCGAAATCCGTCACGGGCGGCGCGTACTGGATCGCGCAGACGCCCCAGGCGTTTCGGCGGGACCTGCTGGAGAAGGGTCTGAAGGCCGCCGCGAAAAAGAAAGTCGAATTGGATGACGAAGCCTCGGCCCTGGACTTGGTGAGCGCGGAGGTGCGCCTCGTGGAATCGCCCGCGGGCAACATGCGCATCCGGTCGGCGTCCGATTTCGCGCTCGCGATGGCGCTGCTGAAGGGGTGA